GATATAAATAACTGACTATCTGACAAAAGGCATAGCCTCTTTAAGTGCAATATGTTGTACTACCTTAAGCGGCACACCCCGTTCAGTTGCTAGTTTACGGCAATCTTCGTATTCCGGAGCCACATTAATTATTTTGCCTTGATAGGAGCTGATTTTAACCCGCACTTGGCCCCACGGCGTAATAACAGGTAGAAATTCCCGATCAGCTACCAATCGGCCTGCTTCATAAAAGCGAACGCCGATGGAAGAAGTTTCCGTTAAAATGATCTCAGCCGCCTTAGTCTTATTTGTGCCTTCAACCAAGGCCGAAAGCTTGACAGCGGGGCGTCCCTTTTTCATAATAATGGGAGTAATCCAGGCATCCAAGGCTCCGGCCGCCAATAATTTGTCCAACACAAAAGGATAAACCTGCGGATTTAAATCGTCGATATTGGCCTCAATTACCGTTACCGAACCAGAAGCTGCCTGTTCATCCTTGTTATATTGTTCAAGATTAGGATCAATACCTACAATTTCGCCAATATAAAGTCGCAAAATATTGGGGATGGGAAGATTCCATGTGCCGGCTCCATACCCTACTTTTTTACTTACAAAAGCTTCCGGCATAGAGCCAAAACCTTGGCCTAAGGATGCTACTATCGCCGCACCGGTTGGAGTAACCAGTTCTTTCTTAATATCTCCCTGATAATACGGAATTCCAATTAATAACTCTACAGTTGCCGGCGCGGGGACAGGAATAGTTCCATGACAACACTCAGTAAAGCCGCTTCCTACATGAAGCTTTGATGTGTACAGCGCTTCAATACCCATATATTCAAGACCCCAAATTGTCCCTACTACATCGATAATAGCGTCCACAGCGCCTACCTCATGAAAATGAACTTCTTGCAGCGCTACTCCGTGAACCTTGGCCTCTGCTTCAGCTAAACGCCGAAAGACAGAAGTACTTTTCTCTTTAACCGCATCGGATAAAGTCGAGTTTTCGATAATATCCAAAATGTCGGACAGATGGCGGTGCTGCTGATCTTGTCCAACGATAACATCAACATGCACCGCGCTTATGCCGCACTTATCCACGCGGGCGGTTTTGATTTCGTAGCCATGTACCGGAAGCTTGGCAAGTTCTTTTTTTAATTTCTCCTCCGGCAGGCCTATATCAATCAAAGCTCCCAACATCATATTGCCGCTGATTCCTGCGAAACAATCACAAAAAGCAGCCTTAGTTTTTATAGCTGTACCGTTTGCATTCATTTTCCCATCACCTCATGTGATTGATAATACTTGCCAGCCGACCCGCTCCGAATCCATTGTCAATATTGACCACGCCCACACCGGCGGCGCAACTGTTCAACATACTGAGCAATGCCGCCAAACCGCCAAAGCTGGCGCCATATCCTACACTGGTTGGAACGGCAATTACCGGTTTTGCTACCATACCGCCGACTACACTTGCCAAGGCTCCTTCCATTCCGGCAACAACAACAACAACATTAGCTTGTTCAATTAACGAACGCTGGTCAAAAAGGCGGTGTATCCCGGCAACACCAACATCAAATACCCGCTTTACCAAATTACCCATGATTTCCGCTGTGACGGCAGCTTCTTCCGCTACCGGAATATCACTGGTTCCGGCGGTTATTACAAGAATGAACCGCTCTTCATCTCTAGGCAAACACTTCCGTTCAATAACAATCAATTTGGGTAAAACATGATATTGAGCATCAGGTATTAATTCATGCACAGCATTAAACATTTCTTGGCTGGCTCTGGTTGCGAGTAGGTTGTCGCTGTGTTCGCCCAACCGTTTTATGATAGTTACCACCTGATCAATAGTCTTTCCTTCGCAAAATACAACCTCTGCGAATCCCTGCCGGAGGGAGCGGTGATGATCCAGCTTCGCAAATTCAAGGTTTTCGTAAGGTAATATCCTTAACTTGTTTAAAGCCTCTTCTAAAGACACATGCCCATCGCGAAACGCCTGCAGTATGCTTGCCATATTGCCGATATCCACTTGTCCACCTCATTCCTGAGTAATTTTAATGCGTTCCCTATAGTAATAGTAAACGAAAAATAGAAAGACATAACTTCCGGCAGGAATATTATGTCTTAATGTCTGACATTGCTAATCTGCTTACTGACAAAAAGAACCACGGACGACAACAAATATAAGGCAGTGAACAAAAAGTAATAATATATTAAGTGTAATTATTTAACACAAAATTAAAAACTCCTGTTCATTTTGGAAAAACGTTTATCATCCTCCTTAATTTTGCAGAATCTTGGCTGAGCGGTGATGTTCCAACATAGATTCCAGACTTTCTATGATTTTAAGTTGAGTTTCTTCCAGTTGAAATATCCCCTGATTCAGCAACAAAATTTGTGGATTTACTCGGATATAAGGTTCCCTTATTGCTGATTCCAAGTGGCTGATTGCCATCTCCATCTGTTCTGCCGCCGCCAGGATCTGAGTATCAAGCAGTCTTTCCAGCAATATGTATCGATACGCTTGTACCGATTCAGTTGCTTGACTGTACCCTTCGCTATTATAATGACAGCGGGAAAACTCCTCAAAATGAAATATAAATTCCTGATATTCAGAATTGTTGGTCAGAGATAAATCAGTTGCCAAACTTAAGATTATGATATTCATTTGGTGTATATTCGTATTTTGAATTTTTAATAATGCCAATAAGGTATTTAGCTCATCTCCCCAGCTAATCACTGCATCACCCCGCAACACAATCAGGCTTATCGTACTGTATAGTATTCAGTTACATCTTATTATGTCACGTTCGGGGACAATGAAGATTAAGAATTAGCGTAGGTCAATTCAAAGAGTCGTTCCAGGTGTGTTAAATTATTGCTCTTAATGTCTGATGCACAATGTTTGCCGGGACGGTATTGCAAATTTGAACATGACCGATTTTGTTAAGCAAGATCCAGCTTATTTTTCCGCCGTCTGACTTTTTATCTCTACTCAAAAATGCTTCCAATTCCTCAACAGAACAGCCCTCCGCTCTGATCGGCAATCCAAAACGTTGCAGCAAATCTTTCAAGCGGTCGACATCTGCTGTTTCACACTGCCCCACGTACTGACTTATAAGAGCAGCGGCATGCATCCCTATGGCTACACCTTCCCCGTGATTGTAACGCGAAAAGCCCGTGGCGGCTTCGATAGCGTGCCCTACTGTGTGGCCGAAATTCAATGTCATACGTAAGTTCGCTTCCCGTTCATCCTTCTCAACTACCTCAGCCTTGATTCGACAATTACGACTGATTACATCGGTCAGAACATTGGCATCTTGCGCCAAAATGCGCTCAACGTTTTCAAATAAAAAATTAAACATTTGTTCGTCGGCAATGACTCCGTGTTTTATGACTTCGGCAATACCGGCCAGCAATTCCCGTTCCGGCAGAGTATTTAATACCAGCGGATCAATCTGAACCAGCTTGGGTTGGTAGAACGCTCCAATCATGTTCTTCCCCAACGGATGGTTGACTGCTGTTTTGCCGCCCACACTGGAGTCCACTTGTGCCAAAAGAGTAGTGGGAACTTGAATAAAAGGAACTCCTCGAAGATAGGTCGCGGCTGCAAAGCCGGTTAAATCGCCTACGACTCCACCACCTAACGCGATAATCGGGGATTTGCGATCCAACCCCATGGCAATAGCTTTTGTATATATTTCTTCCATAACTTTTATGGATTTGGAACTCTCACCAGGACGGACATACATAATTTCTCTTGTGTAACCTGCTCCAGTCAATGAATCCAACACATCTTTGCCATATAAAGCGCCCACTGTGTCGTCTGTTACCACCAATGCTTTCCGTGTAAACGGCATCCTATTCAGCGACTTTCCTATTTGACTGATAGAACCGGGAATAATTTCAATGAGGTAAGAATCATTACCTAAATTAACTGTTACTTCGGCCACGTAAATAACCCCCTTGTCGCAAAAAGTCAATAATTTTCTCAGCAACATCATGCGGTGAACAATCTGATGTGTCTACCATAAAGTCGGCTCTCCGATAATACGGATCTCGTTCATTCAATAGCTTCACAACTGTGTCTCTCCGGTCGTCAGCATCCAACAGCGGCCGGACTCCTGGGCGGAACGTCCGTTCCAATATAGCTTCAACTGATGCATTAAGAGCAATAATAACCCCGTTGGTTTTAAGACGCACCATGTTTTCAGGAAAAAGTACCGCTCCGCCGCCGGTAGCGATTACAGTATTGGTGTGGCGGGATACCCGAAAAATAGCCTCCTTTTCCAATTGACGAAAATGAGTCTCACCGTATATTTGGAATATTTCGCTGATACTCATACTGCTTTCCTGCTCAATCTTTTTATCTATGTCAATAAACGGCCGCTTGAGTCTGCCGGCCAGCAAGCGACCGGTACTGGTCTTTCCCGTACCCATAAAACCGATTAGCACTACATTTCTCATTCACGCATTCCTCCGGTAATTCCGCTGTTAGAGCATGTTTCAAAAAACACGCAACCTTAATTTAAGGAGTCTGGTTCAAAGTGTGAGGACGTGAGCGAAACAGTACAGAGAAGTACGTGCAGCGAACGCCCGCAGGAGTAACAACGCAGATGGGCGTTTTGAACCAGACTCTGTTATTTGACAATTCTTGCTGTTAGGAAGATCACCACTTCTGTATCGCTTTTACTATGTGTTGAATTCTTGAACAGCCAGCCGATAAGAGGCAAATCGCACAAATACGGGACAGATTTTTTCGTTTCTGTCTCAGTCGAACCGATTAAGCCGCCAATAACCATTGTTTCCCCGTCTTTCATCCGCACGTTTGTTTCAGCTTCCCTGGTCGTAATGCGATAGGCTTTTATTTCCGGAACAAGACTGGGGCTGCTAACCTCGGTACGAACAGCGGCAGTAATCAATGAGTCGGTATTAATACGGGGCGTAAACGTCAGTTTTATGCCGGCGTCAATATACTCGACGGAAGTGGAAGTTTGGCCGTTCTCGGTTTTTTCTACCAGCACCGGAATTCGATCCCCTATCAGTATTCTAGCCTGCTGCCCATTAAGAGTGGTTATTTTGGGTTTGGCCAAAACTCTGGCGTTTCCATTACTTATTAATGCGTTAAGCTGAGCTTGAAAGTAAAATTCGTAAGGGTGCCCTTCCGGGGTCTTGCCGTATTGAATGATGCCGCTATTTGTACGGCGAGTCACCTTACCCGGGTCAGAAACATAGTAACCTGTAGTGTTTCCGTCTTGGTCTTGTATGGGAGAGAGCTTCGGAGCATCATATTCAGCGTATTGAGGAGTTTTTTCCCACATCCACTCTATTCCCAGTTCTTTAACCTTGTCTTTGGCGACAGCAATTACCTGAGCTTCCAGAGATACTTGCTGGTAAGCAACATCCAAGTGATCTAATATTTGACGGACTTGTTCCGCTTCCCGCGGAGTTCCATAAAATATAATGGCATTCATGGAATCGTTCACTACAAACCGCTCACTTTCTCTGTTGGTGCCGCTACTTTTGGCCGAACTGCTTCCGGCAATTGTAGCTGACTGAGTCTCAGTTGTACTTTTTCCGTTTAGCTTAACCTGCACCCCGCTTTCGCCGGAATTAAACTGTGCTTGCTTACCTGACAGCATAAGAGACAGCACATTTACTATATCGTGGGGATTGGCATACTTAAGCTGAAAATAATGAATAGAGCCAAAATTTTTGCCCAAACGCTGAGAATCAGCAACAACAATAACACTGCCAATCTTTTGGTACGCCAGTCCTTTTGTCCTGGCAATTAAATCCAAGGCGGTTTCGAAAGGAACATCCTGCAGCTTTATTGTAACAGTCCCCGCTACCGAGTCATCTACTACGATGTTGACCTGCCCGACACTTGCCAAAGCTGTCAGAACATCTCTTACTTCCCCGTTGATGACATTCATACTTACCGGTGAAGCAGCACCCGCAATACCAGGCGGAGAATTCGAAATTAGGACAAATATCAAGCTAAGACCTACTATATATCGCATGCCCTGTTACCTTTCAAACGTTATCTCGTACGTGCCGCCACGGCCACTAAGCATAACTGTAGCATCCCTAATTTCGACCACCTGGAAGGCTCCAATCCGGTCTTGCAGTTGATAAGAACGGCTAACCCCCTCAAATTTGAGAATAGCAGCTTTACTGTCGCCCTGGCTGATCACCCCAACCAATATTGGTAATTTTTTTGCAAAAACCTGTTCAGCCTTGGTGGTAACATCTGTAGCACCGGAATTGTTAGGGGTTGATGCAACCGGAACAGGTTTGTCTGTATCGCCTGTATCGCCTTTGAAGTTAGCTGCAAGAGCAAAGGGATCGCGAAGGCTCATATCCGGGCGGTATCCTTTTGGCATGACAGGTTGAGTCTGTAATTCGACAGTCGGCGCCTGCTTCTTGCTAACTGCATTTGCCTGCAGCATTTCCGCTGAAAATGTAATTTTAAGAAAGGCGACAGAAATTATCAATAATAGTAGGGTACTAATAAAA
This window of the Methylomusa anaerophila genome carries:
- the larC gene encoding nickel pincer cofactor biosynthesis protein LarC — translated: MNANGTAIKTKAAFCDCFAGISGNMMLGALIDIGLPEEKLKKELAKLPVHGYEIKTARVDKCGISAVHVDVIVGQDQQHRHLSDILDIIENSTLSDAVKEKSTSVFRRLAEAEAKVHGVALQEVHFHEVGAVDAIIDVVGTIWGLEYMGIEALYTSKLHVGSGFTECCHGTIPVPAPATVELLIGIPYYQGDIKKELVTPTGAAIVASLGQGFGSMPEAFVSKKVGYGAGTWNLPIPNILRLYIGEIVGIDPNLEQYNKDEQAASGSVTVIEANIDDLNPQVYPFVLDKLLAAGALDAWITPIIMKKGRPAVKLSALVEGTNKTKAAEIILTETSSIGVRFYEAGRLVADREFLPVITPWGQVRVKISSYQGKIINVAPEYEDCRKLATERGVPLKVVQHIALKEAMPFVR
- a CDS encoding shikimate kinase, with the translated sequence MRNVVLIGFMGTGKTSTGRLLAGRLKRPFIDIDKKIEQESSMSISEIFQIYGETHFRQLEKEAIFRVSRHTNTVIATGGGAVLFPENMVRLKTNGVIIALNASVEAILERTFRPGVRPLLDADDRRDTVVKLLNERDPYYRRADFMVDTSDCSPHDVAEKIIDFLRQGGYLRGRSNS
- the larB gene encoding nickel pincer cofactor biosynthesis protein LarB translates to MDIGNMASILQAFRDGHVSLEEALNKLRILPYENLEFAKLDHHRSLRQGFAEVVFCEGKTIDQVVTIIKRLGEHSDNLLATRASQEMFNAVHELIPDAQYHVLPKLIVIERKCLPRDEERFILVITAGTSDIPVAEEAAVTAEIMGNLVKRVFDVGVAGIHRLFDQRSLIEQANVVVVVAGMEGALASVVGGMVAKPVIAVPTSVGYGASFGGLAALLSMLNSCAAGVGVVNIDNGFGAGRLASIINHMR
- a CDS encoding secretin N-terminal domain-containing protein; protein product: MRYIVGLSLIFVLISNSPPGIAGAASPVSMNVINGEVRDVLTALASVGQVNIVVDDSVAGTVTIKLQDVPFETALDLIARTKGLAYQKIGSVIVVADSQRLGKNFGSIHYFQLKYANPHDIVNVLSLMLSGKQAQFNSGESGVQVKLNGKSTTETQSATIAGSSSAKSSGTNRESERFVVNDSMNAIIFYGTPREAEQVRQILDHLDVAYQQVSLEAQVIAVAKDKVKELGIEWMWEKTPQYAEYDAPKLSPIQDQDGNTTGYYVSDPGKVTRRTNSGIIQYGKTPEGHPYEFYFQAQLNALISNGNARVLAKPKITTLNGQQARILIGDRIPVLVEKTENGQTSTSVEYIDAGIKLTFTPRINTDSLITAAVRTEVSSPSLVPEIKAYRITTREAETNVRMKDGETMVIGGLIGSTETETKKSVPYLCDLPLIGWLFKNSTHSKSDTEVVIFLTARIVK
- the aroB gene encoding 3-dehydroquinate synthase, coding for MAEVTVNLGNDSYLIEIIPGSISQIGKSLNRMPFTRKALVVTDDTVGALYGKDVLDSLTGAGYTREIMYVRPGESSKSIKVMEEIYTKAIAMGLDRKSPIIALGGGVVGDLTGFAAATYLRGVPFIQVPTTLLAQVDSSVGGKTAVNHPLGKNMIGAFYQPKLVQIDPLVLNTLPERELLAGIAEVIKHGVIADEQMFNFLFENVERILAQDANVLTDVISRNCRIKAEVVEKDEREANLRMTLNFGHTVGHAIEAATGFSRYNHGEGVAIGMHAAALISQYVGQCETADVDRLKDLLQRFGLPIRAEGCSVEELEAFLSRDKKSDGGKISWILLNKIGHVQICNTVPANIVHQTLRAII